The following proteins come from a genomic window of Salvia hispanica cultivar TCC Black 2014 chromosome 4, UniMelb_Shisp_WGS_1.0, whole genome shotgun sequence:
- the LOC125222942 gene encoding B3 domain-containing protein Os01g0723500-like, protein MWNPRRPHFLLGFDPSFCSERLNIPCNFVKYMEGTAPGTAVLVGPSGNSWFTDLILVENGLFLNDGWADFAKDHFLEHGDSIVFRYDGDSNFTLQIFDRSMCEKQAAFSAKSSQDVSRYDSIVVRKRQRERSAHLDSIIEGVPNKRCSQPRSDSMCDAHENHSNLVNTEDWMQQADGNSSMKNLIRVALPLAAVPRDYTDHRTTNLDVLLSASEAEKMAQSFESSFPSFLKVMKRFNISGSYTLNVPYQFATEHLPKCKVKIVLRNLRGESWTVNSIPTTKVQTSHTFCGGWLSFVRDNNIDVGDICIFELLLKFEMQVRILRVRKEEIDGHHGEGDHRGRSNGCSTTSNKMSRRKPKKKSETSHSMKGSTACSLSNNCVTESDILKTFGSLEKQGSLKGCMSMKSVPEEKMAAQYFVSSYPHFVRVMKKFNISGSFTLKIPYQFSMEHLPHSKTEIVLRNLSGKCWTVNSIPTLKVQTLHTFCGGWMAFVRDNDIQMGDICIFELVGKCEMRVHICGIGKKGLDYQHGTKNLPMP, encoded by the exons ATGTGGAATCCGAGAAGGCCTCACTTTCTTCTGGGTTTTGACCCATCCTTTTGCTCTGAAAGACTG AACATACCgtgtaattttgtaaaatatatggaAGGAACAGCTCCCGGGACAGCAGTTTTGGTAGGTCCTAGTGGGAACAGTTGGTTTACTGATCTGATTCTGGTTGAAAACGGTTTGTTCCTCAATGATGGTTGGGCTGATTTTGCGAAAGATCACTTTCTTGAACATGGTGATTCAATAGTTTTTAGGTATGATGGAGATTCGAATTTTACATTGCAAATTTTTGACCGGAGCATGTGTGAGAAGCAAGCTGCATTTAGTGCTAAAAGCAGCCAAGATGTGAGTAGATATGATAGTATTGTGGTAAGAAAAAGACAAAGGGAAAGATCAGCTCATCTAGATAGCATTATTGAAGGAGTTCCCAATAAGAGATGCTCCCAGCCACGATCTGATAGCATGTGTGATGCTCATGAGAACCATTCAAATTTGGTCAACACAGAAGATTGGATGCAGCAAGCTGATGGAAACAGTAGCATGAAGAATCTTATTAGAGTTGCACTTCCTCTTGCAGCTGTTCCACGTGACTACACAG ATCACAGAACCACAAATCTAGATGTACTGCTTTCTGCTTCAGAAGCAGAAAAAATGGCGCAATCTTTCGAGTCGTCTTTCCCCAGCTTTCTGAAAGTCATGAAGCGATTCAATATAAGTGGTTCTTACACTCTG AATGTCCCCTATCAGTTTGCAACCGAACACCTTCCAAAATGCAAAGTAAAAATTGTGCTTCGTAATTTAAGAGGAGAGAGTTGGACGGTGAATTCAATTCCCACAACAAAAGTCCAAACATCGCATACTTTTTGTGGAGGATGGCTGAGTTTTGTACGGGACAACAATATTGATGTAGGAGACATTTGTATCTTTGAGCTTCTGCTCAAGTTTGAGATGCAAGTGAGAATTCTTAGAGTAAGAAAGGAAGAGATAGATGGTCATCATGGTGAGGGAGATCATAGAGGGAGAAGCAATGGTTGCTCAAcaacatcaaataaaatgtCACGACGCAaaccaaagaaaaaaagtgaaactTCTCATAGTATGAAAGGATCTACTGCATGCTCTCTATCAAATAATTGCGTCACAGAATCAG ATATCCTTAAAACGTTTGGCTCCCTTGAAAAACAAGGTTCTCTTAAAGGTTGTATGTCAATGAAGTCTGTTCCTGAAGAAAAAATGGCTGCTCAATATTTCGTCTCCAGTTATCCCCATTTTGTTCGAGTTATGAAAAAGTTCAACATCAGTGGTTCATTCACGCTG AAAATTCCGTATCAATTTTCTATGGAGCACCTGCCACACAGCAAAACAGAGATTGTTCTTCGTAATTTAAGTGGAAAATGCTGGACTGTAAATTCTATCCCCACTTTAAAGGTCCAGACTTTGCATACTTTCTGTGGAGGGTGGATGGCTTTTGTTCGTGATAATGATATCCAAATGGGAGATATTTGCATCTTTGAGCTTGTTGGGAAATGTGAAATGCGTGTTCACATATGTGGTATTGGGAAGAAAGGATTGGATTACCAGCATGGCACAAAGAATCTTCCCATGCCTTAA
- the LOC125185584 gene encoding LOW QUALITY PROTEIN: lysine histidine transporter-like 8 (The sequence of the model RefSeq protein was modified relative to this genomic sequence to represent the inferred CDS: substituted 2 bases at 2 genomic stop codons), translating to MEERPETELISIPATPEILTPSGQRSPRATAKSWTPTSFISPRFLSPIGTPMKRVLVNMKGYLEEVGHLTKLNPQDAWLPITESRNGNAHYAAFHNLNAGVGFQALLLPVAFSFLGWYCYSFSLFLHCXFXALFFFYFSLTFLIKIESCHKMSLLHVYLWYAYLILLGERLGVWLALFPTVYLSAGTATALILVGGETMKLFFQTVCGPLCSSNPLTTVEWYLVFTSLCIVLSQLPNLNSIAGLSLVGAVTAITYCTMVWVLSVSQNRPPTMTYEPVSMPTVSASFFSVLNALGIIAFAFRGHNLVLEIQATMPSTFKKPAHVPMWRGAKVAYVFIAMCIFPVAIGGYWAYGNLMPSGGILNALFGFHSHDISRGLLAMTFLLVVFNCLSSFQIYSMPVFDSFEAGYTSRTNRPCSIWVRSGFRVFYGFVNLFIGVALPFLSSLAGLLGGLTLPVTFAYPCFMWVLIKKPPKYSFNWYSNWILGWLGIAFSLAFSIGGIWSMVNSGLKLKFFKPN from the exons ATGGAAGAACGGCCGGAGACGGAGCTGATATCCATCCCAGCAACGCCGGAGATACTGACCCCCTCGGGGCAGCGGTCGCCGCGGGCCACCGCGAAGTCGTGGACGCCGACCTCCTTCATATCGCCCCGGTTCCTGAGCCCCATCGGGACGCCCATGAAGAGGGTGCTGGTGAACATGAAGGGCTACCTGGAGGAGGTGGGCCACCTCACCAAGCTCAACCCTCAGGACGCCTGGCTCCCCATCACCGAGTCCCGCAACGGCAACGCCCACTACGCCGCCTTCCACAACCTCAACGCCGGCGTCGGCTTCCAGGCCTTGCTCCTCCCCGTCGCTTTTTCCTTTCTCGGATGGTATTGctattcattttctctctttcttcacTGCTAATTTTAAGCCTTGTTTTTCTT ttatttcaGTTTGACATTTCTGATAAAAATAGAATCTTGCCACAAAATGTCTCTTCTACATGTTTACTTATGGTATGCCTACTTGATTCTTTTAGGGGAGCGATTAGGCGTCTGGCTCGCGTTGTTTCCAACCGTTTACCTTTCAGCTGGGACTGCAACTGCTCTAATTCTAGTTGGAGGAGAGACCATGAAGTTGTTCTTCCAAACTGTATGCGGTCCACTGTGTTCCTCGAATCCTCTGACCACGGTCGAGTGGTATCTGGTATTCACATCTCTGTGCATTGTGTTATCCCAACTCCCGAATCTCAACTCCATTGCGGGGCTCTCACTCGTAGGGGCTGTCACAGCAATCACATACTGCACCATGGTGTGGGTGCTTTCTGTGAGCCAAAACCGCCCCCCGACCATGACATATGAACCGGTCTCAATGCCCACCGTATCAGCTTCCTTTTTTTCTGTACTTAATGCACTTGGAATCATAGCATTTGCTTTCCGAGGCCACAACTTAGTCCTCGAAATTCAG GCAACAATGCCATCAACCTTCAAAAAACCAGCTCATGTGCCAATGTGGAGAGGAGCAAAGGTTGCCTATGTCTTCATAGCTATGTGCATATTTCCTGTTGCAATTGGAGGCTATTGGGCTTATGGAAACCTC ATGCCTTCTGGAGGGATACTAAATGCGCTGTTCGGATTCCACAGTCACGACATCTCTAGGGGTCTCCTGGCTATGACGTTCCTTCTCGTCGTCTTCAACTGCTTGAGCAGCTTCCAGATATACTCGATGCCAGTGTTTGACAGTTTCGAAGCAGGTTACACGAGCAGGACTAACCGGCCCTGCTCAATCTGGGTGAGGTCGGGTTTCAGGGTGTTCTATGGGTTTGTCAACTTATTCATAGGCGTTGCACTTCCGTTTCTGTCGAGCCTTGCTGGTTTACTGGGTGGACTTACGCTACCAGTGACGTTTGCATACCCGTGTTTCATGTGGGTTCTGATAAAGAAGCCTCCGAAGTACAGCTTCAACTGGTATTCGAACTGGATTCTCGGATGGTTGGGTATCGCCTTCAGCTTGGCGTTTTCGATCGGTGGGATTTGGAGCATGGTTAACAGTGGCCTCAAGCTCAAGTTTTTCAAACCAAACTGA